The Candidatus Methylomirabilis limnetica genome segment GCGCCCTACGAGAAGGAGATTATCCTTGTCGATGACGCCTCAACCGATGGGACGCGTGAGATTCTCACTCGGCTGGCGAGGGACCACCGGGATCAGGTGCGCCTGATCCTCCACCCAGACAACCGTGGGAAGGGGGCTGCGATTCGGACCGCGATCGAGCACGTGACGGGCGACATCGTCATCATCCAGGACGCCGACCTGGAGTACGACCCGCAAGATTACCCGAAATTGCTGGAGCCAATCCTGGACGGCCATGCCGACGTCGTCTTCGGCAACCGGTTTCATGGCGGCCCGCATCGGGTCTTGTACTTCTGGCACTCTGTTGGGAATCGGCTCCTGACCACCCTCTGCAACATTGTCACGAATCTGAACCTGAGCGATATGGAGGTCGGGTACAAGGTCTTCCGATCCGAAATCCTCCAGCGCCTGCGGCTAAAATCGAACCGGTTCGGCATCGAGCCGGAACTGACCGTGAAGGTGGCGAAGTTGGAATGCCGGATCTATGAGGTCCCAATCGCCTATCACGGCCGGACCTATGCCGAGGGGAAGAAGATTGGATGGAAGGATGGCATCGCCGCGCTCTATTACATCCTCCGCTTCCGGCTGTTCGATTGACGCAAAGGGCCACCGACCCGCGCCCCTTACCCTCCTCTGGCCGTCTCAAGGACGCGATCGGTGGACTGTGAAACGGTAGCCATGAAAGTCATCGGGCTCATGTCTGGGACGTCGGCGGACGGAATCGATGTCGCCCTTCTGGAGATCGGTATCAACAAAGGGCTGCCGCAGCTCCGGCTGCTGCGCTTCGCGGTATTTTCTTTTCCCAACGGGCTCCGGGAGCGAATTTTGCGAGTGGCAGACGCTGGATCGGGTGCCACCTCTGAGATCTGTCGTTTGAATGTTCTGCTTGGTGAGCTTTTCGCGAAAGCGGCAATCTCGGTGGCCCGGAGTGCCCGCGTGCCGCTACGGGACGTGGCGCTCATTGGTTCGCACGGGCAGACCATCGCCCACCTCCCTGACCCTGCGGTTGAACACGGGGTATCGGTCCGCTCCACGCTACAGATCGGGGAGTCATCAGTCATTGCCGAGCGGACTGGCGTCACGACTGTGGCCGACTTCCGCCCTCGGGACATGGCGGCGGGCGGCGAGGGCGCGCCGCTCACCCCTTATTTGCATGCGCTGCTCTTTCGGCATCCTCGTCGGGACCGGATTGTCCTGAACCTGGGTGGGATCGCCAACCTCACCTTCCTGCCGAGGGGCCGCGGCCTGCGCGGCGTGTTGGCGTTTGACACGGGACCGGGCAATGTTTTGATCGATGGGCTTGTGGCACGCCTGACCGGCGGCGCGATGAGCGTTGACCTGGATGGCCGGATCGCCGCCTCTGGGGAGGTAGATCCGCGTCTGCTGCGATGGCTCATGGCTCATGCCTACTTTCGTCGCAAGCCACCCAAAAGCACGGGGCGGGAAGAGTTTGGGCCGACACTGATCGACGCCCTGCTCCGCCGCGCGGCAGCCCGTGGCATTACAGAGGAGGATCTAGTGGCAACTGTTACAGCCTTCACGGCGCAGTCGGTGGCGCTCCACGTCCGACGTGAACTTCCACACAATACCGTTTCGCCAGAACTGATCACCTGTGGCGGCGGGGCCAACAACCCGATGCTGATCAAGGGACTTGAAGCCGCGCTGCCTGAAAGCCGTCTCCTTTCCGC includes the following:
- a CDS encoding glycosyltransferase family 2 protein, which encodes MKLSVLIPVYNERDTVELLLKRVEAAPYEKEIILVDDASTDGTREILTRLARDHRDQVRLILHPDNRGKGAAIRTAIEHVTGDIVIIQDADLEYDPQDYPKLLEPILDGHADVVFGNRFHGGPHRVLYFWHSVGNRLLTTLCNIVTNLNLSDMEVGYKVFRSEILQRLRLKSNRFGIEPELTVKVAKLECRIYEVPIAYHGRTYAEGKKIGWKDGIAALYYILRFRLFD
- a CDS encoding anhydro-N-acetylmuramic acid kinase codes for the protein MDCETVAMKVIGLMSGTSADGIDVALLEIGINKGLPQLRLLRFAVFSFPNGLRERILRVADAGSGATSEICRLNVLLGELFAKAAISVARSARVPLRDVALIGSHGQTIAHLPDPAVEHGVSVRSTLQIGESSVIAERTGVTTVADFRPRDMAAGGEGAPLTPYLHALLFRHPRRDRIVLNLGGIANLTFLPRGRGLRGVLAFDTGPGNVLIDGLVARLTGGAMSVDLDGRIAASGEVDPRLLRWLMAHAYFRRKPPKSTGREEFGPTLIDALLRRAAARGITEEDLVATVTAFTAQSVALHVRRELPHNTVSPELITCGGGANNPMLIKGLEAALPESRLLSADEAGFPGRAIEASAFALLAYLTAHGLPGNLPRITGATHSAILGKIVPGRAFQGLR